DNA sequence from the Thermoanaerobacterales bacterium genome:
GGTCTCTTCCTCGACCTGGATCTCTTCGTCGAGGCCTTCGAGATCGGCCTTCTCCGGAACCACGGCGATCCCCAAACCGGGGAGCTTCTCGTAAAAGTCCTCGATCTGTTCCGGCGACAGGTCGGCCCCTTGCAGACCGTCCATTATCTCCGTATGGGTAAGGACGCCGCGCTTCTTCCCCTTCTCGATGAGTTCCTGGACAAGGCTGTTCAGTCCGTCCTCGTGCATCTTTATTCCCTCCTTTCGCGGCTTCCTTCGGTAAGCTCCTTGATCGCCAGCAGCAGCCGGTTGACCTGTTCCCTGTCGCCGGCCCTCTCGGCCGCCGCCAGGTCCGCCAGCAGGGCCCGCTTGGTTTCCCGGGCCCGCAGGCGGCGAAGTGCCTCAATGAGATCCCGCGGCTCTCCCAGGGGCCGCTCCCTGGCCAGAATGCCGCTGAACAAAGCGGCGTCGTTTTCTCCCAGGTAGTTCGCCAGCAGGGCTGGCTGGAAACCGGGTTCACCCGCCCGCCGTACCAGGGTGTCGAAAATCCGCTGGTGGCCGGCATCGGCGAAGAAAGCTTCGCCCAACTCTTGTCGCACGGTATCAATCAGGGCGGGATTCTCAAGCATCAGGTAGAGCAGCCCGGCCTCGGCCTTTTGCCTGGCCGGAGGCCGTTTCCCTATCATATTATGCAACTTTTTAGCAATTTTATCCGAATCTGGCCAATTTTCTATCCCCCGGGCCGCAAACTTCTGCCATTCGCCACGAACGGTTTCCCAGGACAGCCCCAGGGCGCGGGCGATGGTTTGGATGCCTTCCTCCCGCTCGACCTCGCTGTTCATTCCCCGCAGGGCCGGCAGCACCTGCCGCAGCACCACGAGCTTCTGCGAGACCGTTGAAGCCCCCGTTTGGGCCAGCGCATGCTGGAGCTTGTACTCCAGGAGGGAGGCCGCCCGGTCCACCAGGCTGCGCCACTCCCCGGCGCCGTGCTGCCGCAGGTAATCGTCGGGGTCCTTCCCGTCCGGGATACTCACCACCCGCACCCGGCAGCCGGAATCCTGCAGGATGTCCAGGCCGCGGATGGTCGCCGCCACCCCGGCCGCGTCGGCGTCGTAGGCGATCACCGCGTCCATCGTATAGCGCGTCAGCAGCCGCGCCTGCTCCCTGGTCAGCGCCGTACCGAGCGAGGCCACGACATTCTCCTGGCCGTGCTGGTGGGCGGTGATCACATCCATGTAGCCTTCGACCACCGCCGCCAGCCCCTGTTCGCGAATGCTCTGGCGCGCCAGGTGCAGGCCGTATAGCTCCCTTCCTTTGGCAAAGACCGGTGTCTCGGGTGAATTCAGGTACTTCGGCTGGCTGTCGTCCATGACCCGCCCCCCGAAACCGACCACCTGGCCCCGGACATTGTGCACCGGGAAGATGATCCGGTTTCGGAAGCGGTCATAGACCGAGCCCCGCTCGCTGCGCACCGCCAGGCCCAGACGGACCAGGTCCTCGGGCGTGTACCCGTGACGGCCGAGAAACCGGAGCAGCGCGTCCCAACCCGCCGGGGCGAACCCCAGTTCAAAGCGCTGGCGGGTGGCCGCCGTAATCCCCCGCCGGTCAAGGTAGTCCCGCGCCGCTTGCGCGGCCGGGTCGTGCTCCAGGGTTTCCCGGTAGAAGTCCCGTGCCAGCGCGTTCGCCCGCCAGGCCCGTTCCTGTTCCGGGTTTTGAGCAGGCGCGTGCTCGGGGATATGCACCCCCACGCGCTCCGCCAGCCAGCGCACGCTCTCGGGGAACGTTAGGTTCTCCTTGAGCATTATGAACTTAAAGATATTGCCCCCCGCCCCGCAGCCGAAACAGTAGAACATCTGTTTCTCCGGCGTCACGGTGAAGGACGGCGTCTTCTCCTGGTGGAAAGGACACAACCCCAAGTAGTTGCGTCCTTTGCGTTCCAGCCGGACATATTCCCCGATAACCTCCAGGATGTCCGCCCGGGCCAGCACTTCCGCCACCAGATCTTCAGGAATGCGCCCGCTCACTGGACCACCTTCTACGGGCTTCCAGCGGGTAGCCACTGTTTGAATAATTCGTTGTCGCTATAATTTTTCCTGCCCCCGCCTTCGACAAAATTTAGGGACTAACAGGGAACCCGCGGGGGATAAAGAGCCGTTCAAAGACCAAAACGGCGAATCGGTCGGTCATACCGGCGATATAGTCGCACACCGCCCGGCATGCTTCCGCTTCTCCGGCCTTCTGCCGGTATTCACGAGGGACGGTGTCGAGATGCGCCTCGAAGTACCGGTAAAGGG
Encoded proteins:
- the dnaG gene encoding DNA primase translates to MSGRIPEDLVAEVLARADILEVIGEYVRLERKGRNYLGLCPFHQEKTPSFTVTPEKQMFYCFGCGAGGNIFKFIMLKENLTFPESVRWLAERVGVHIPEHAPAQNPEQERAWRANALARDFYRETLEHDPAAQAARDYLDRRGITAATRQRFELGFAPAGWDALLRFLGRHGYTPEDLVRLGLAVRSERGSVYDRFRNRIIFPVHNVRGQVVGFGGRVMDDSQPKYLNSPETPVFAKGRELYGLHLARQSIREQGLAAVVEGYMDVITAHQHGQENVVASLGTALTREQARLLTRYTMDAVIAYDADAAGVAATIRGLDILQDSGCRVRVVSIPDGKDPDDYLRQHGAGEWRSLVDRAASLLEYKLQHALAQTGASTVSQKLVVLRQVLPALRGMNSEVEREEGIQTIARALGLSWETVRGEWQKFAARGIENWPDSDKIAKKLHNMIGKRPPARQKAEAGLLYLMLENPALIDTVRQELGEAFFADAGHQRIFDTLVRRAGEPGFQPALLANYLGENDAALFSGILARERPLGEPRDLIEALRRLRARETKRALLADLAAAERAGDREQVNRLLLAIKELTEGSRERRE